A single Paraburkholderia megapolitana DNA region contains:
- a CDS encoding AraC family transcriptional regulator codes for MTNTLLGPYEDIARPTVVTANDYPAASTFTVHTHRRGQFAFAASGTISVFTSRGNLVVPPQRACWIPAGIAHQMHMRGPVTMLNAFFIPEAARIAGLPDDCRVLGVSPFLRNLLLEAVDLPALYELDARAGKIMSLLLDEIAAMPSLSLNTPLPEEPRLARLCRHLIDHPSLAVDIDKMAADAGLSRRTFTRLFRAQTGVSFTEWRQQACLLAAINRLGNGESVTRVALDLGYGSPSAFTALFRRVLGASPTHYLEK; via the coding sequence TTGACAAATACTTTGCTCGGTCCCTACGAGGACATCGCCCGGCCCACCGTCGTGACGGCGAACGACTACCCGGCGGCGTCGACTTTTACAGTTCATACGCATCGCCGCGGGCAGTTTGCATTCGCTGCCTCCGGGACGATTAGCGTGTTTACTTCGCGTGGCAACCTGGTCGTTCCGCCACAACGGGCGTGCTGGATACCCGCGGGCATCGCTCACCAGATGCATATGCGCGGTCCGGTGACCATGCTGAACGCGTTTTTTATTCCTGAAGCCGCCCGCATTGCGGGACTACCCGACGACTGCCGGGTACTCGGCGTGTCGCCCTTTCTGCGGAATCTTTTGCTGGAGGCCGTGGACTTGCCGGCGCTCTACGAACTGGATGCACGGGCGGGCAAAATCATGTCCCTGCTGCTGGATGAAATTGCCGCCATGCCGTCGCTCTCGCTCAATACGCCGTTACCCGAAGAACCTCGTCTGGCGCGCCTGTGTCGACACCTGATCGATCATCCGTCGCTTGCTGTCGATATCGACAAGATGGCCGCCGACGCGGGCCTGAGTCGGCGTACCTTCACGCGGCTGTTCCGGGCTCAAACAGGGGTGAGCTTTACGGAGTGGCGTCAGCAGGCCTGTTTGCTTGCCGCTATCAACCGTCTCGGCAACGGAGAGTCCGTCACGCGCGTTGCACTGGATCTCGGCTACGGCAGTCCGAGTGCGTTTACTGCGCTATTCCGGCGCGTACTTGGCGCGTCGCCCACTCACTATCTCGAGAAATAG
- a CDS encoding winged helix-turn-helix transcriptional regulator, giving the protein MDKSINGRRYTETEQGPRFAPCAPHSVLARLGDKWTILVMSHLAVAPGHQLRFSTLKSGIEGITQRMLTLTLRNLERDGLLIRHYFPEVPPRVEYELTEMGAGMLPALEGFTSWIRDNWPRIEDCRRVYDESRR; this is encoded by the coding sequence TTGGACAAATCGATAAACGGCCGACGCTACACCGAAACCGAGCAAGGCCCCCGTTTCGCACCGTGCGCTCCCCATAGCGTTCTCGCGCGGCTTGGTGACAAATGGACTATTCTCGTCATGTCGCACCTTGCAGTGGCACCCGGGCACCAGCTCCGCTTTTCGACACTCAAGAGCGGTATCGAGGGGATCACTCAGCGCATGCTGACGCTGACCCTCCGCAATCTGGAGCGAGACGGGCTGTTGATACGCCATTACTTCCCCGAGGTGCCGCCGCGCGTCGAGTATGAGCTGACGGAAATGGGCGCAGGTATGCTGCCTGCCCTCGAGGGATTTACATCATGGATCAGGGACAATTGGCCTCGCATTGAGGATTGTCGTCGCGTCTATGATGAGTCTCGGCGATGA
- a CDS encoding tyrosine-type recombinase/integrase: MGDLIAFCNRRGGNWWRPVPRIGLLRARVLVAWLRRHEASLGVTVASDVDDVDPLIIQAAPATSRVMLVPAGTVSTGETPAALAPLERVDVPLALSGAAGTNRASGLCYLHAKHDIDVIRAYLNRYVEQPSTLLAYRRELERLLLWAVTVRGTALASLNVEDCEAYKAFLASPGDGFKGPPVARASGRWRPFAPGGLSVSSQRYATRALRAAFDWFVDVRYLAGNPWRAVRDPRPVKRATAMKIERALPATLWASTRVFVSGQCEGDGPDAPRWRAAHALQLLMGDSGLRVAEAAAATRDCLQQLPADGDMADSWQLAVIGKGNKERIVPVSAACVAAIAAHWADRGEDFGDAGSTRALIAPLVIPPTPRAQRKFGTAAEEGADTEHQSTDDATDRSSEQGGYSVRGARGLIAWMTRELLKRMPDLSESQRAQLTRTSPHAFRHTFGTQTVASGVPLDVTQRVMGHASVQTTTVYVTAEQQRMRRELGAYFGKLDPAPVAVPMSHAMTEPGPGLPNDGLSVVLKQDDASMRTATVVLSLHIENNSKFVRGRTRVIGHIEHWILEDYEARKISGNEYELKVPYETDDELGDLMAGLLDEIQAAADDRHCHSSSEARLAGSDRIWD; this comes from the coding sequence CTGGGCGATCTGATTGCATTCTGCAACCGCCGCGGCGGCAACTGGTGGCGGCCGGTGCCGCGCATCGGACTGCTGCGGGCCCGCGTGCTGGTCGCCTGGCTGCGCCGGCACGAAGCGAGCCTCGGCGTGACCGTCGCCAGCGACGTCGATGACGTGGATCCGCTGATCATTCAGGCTGCGCCGGCGACTTCACGCGTGATGCTCGTGCCGGCCGGCACCGTGTCCACCGGCGAGACGCCGGCCGCGCTGGCGCCACTCGAGCGCGTCGACGTGCCGCTCGCGCTGTCGGGTGCCGCCGGCACCAACCGCGCGTCGGGGCTGTGCTACCTGCACGCGAAGCACGATATCGACGTGATCCGCGCCTACCTGAACCGGTATGTTGAGCAGCCTTCGACGCTGCTTGCCTACAGGCGGGAACTCGAACGGCTGCTGCTGTGGGCCGTCACCGTGCGCGGCACGGCGCTGGCGTCGCTGAACGTCGAGGACTGCGAGGCGTACAAGGCGTTTCTGGCGTCGCCCGGCGACGGCTTCAAGGGTCCGCCGGTCGCGCGCGCGTCCGGCCGCTGGCGGCCATTCGCACCGGGTGGATTGTCTGTCTCGTCGCAGCGCTACGCGACCCGCGCACTGCGCGCGGCGTTCGACTGGTTCGTCGACGTGCGTTATCTCGCTGGCAACCCATGGCGCGCGGTGCGTGACCCTCGACCTGTCAAACGTGCGACGGCGATGAAGATCGAGCGCGCGCTTCCGGCGACCTTGTGGGCAAGCACCCGTGTGTTCGTTTCCGGTCAGTGCGAAGGCGACGGGCCGGATGCGCCGCGCTGGCGGGCCGCGCACGCGCTGCAGCTGCTGATGGGTGACTCCGGGCTGCGTGTTGCGGAGGCGGCCGCGGCGACACGCGATTGCCTGCAGCAACTGCCGGCCGATGGAGACATGGCGGACAGCTGGCAGCTGGCCGTCATCGGCAAGGGCAACAAGGAGCGGATTGTGCCGGTGAGCGCGGCATGTGTGGCCGCGATCGCTGCACACTGGGCCGACCGCGGCGAGGATTTCGGCGACGCGGGTTCGACCCGTGCGCTCATTGCGCCGCTGGTGATTCCGCCGACGCCTCGCGCGCAACGAAAATTCGGCACGGCAGCGGAGGAGGGCGCCGACACCGAACACCAGTCCACGGATGACGCCACCGATCGCAGCAGCGAACAGGGGGGCTATTCGGTGCGCGGCGCACGCGGCCTGATTGCATGGATGACGCGGGAGTTGCTCAAAAGGATGCCGGATCTGTCGGAATCCCAGCGCGCGCAGCTGACGCGTACATCGCCGCACGCGTTCCGTCACACGTTCGGCACCCAGACGGTGGCGAGCGGTGTGCCGCTCGATGTGACGCAGCGGGTGATGGGGCATGCATCGGTCCAGACGACGACGGTGTACGTCACCGCCGAGCAGCAGCGCATGCGGCGTGAGCTGGGGGCGTATTTTGGGAAGCTGGATCCGGCGCCGGTGGCCGTGCCGATGTCCCATGCGATGACTGAACCAGGACCTGGGCTACCTAACGATGGACTGTCTGTTGTCCTGAAGCAGGATGACGCGTCGATGCGCACAGCGACGGTCGTCCTTTCGCTGCATATCGAAAACAACAGTAAATTCGTCCGCGGCCGTACACGTGTGATCGGCCACATCGAGCACTGGATCCTCGAGGACTACGAGGCACGAAAAATATCCGGCAATGAATACGAACTGAAGGTGCCGTACGAAACTGACGACGAGCTGGGCGATCTGATGGCCGGGCTGCTCGACGAAATCCAGGCCGCGGCCGATGACCGGCACTGCCACTCTTCCAGTGAGGCGAGGCTTGCCGGCAGCGACAGGATCTGGGACTGA
- a CDS encoding NmrA/HSCARG family protein: MSDGKQSILVFGATGQQGGSVATALLKAGWPVRALVRNPASSKSVALRNAGVELVEGTFAHTDVIRAAMNGVHGVFSVQPSSPGGVVSDEDEVCFGAAIADLSVETGVKHIVYTSSNAVGDQLTGMGHFDSKARIEAHIGALPITATIIRPATFMEMLVMPGFGLDEGRFNFFAKPDQRIQLLAVEDIGKFVAAIFADPVRFGGKTLEIASDTVTGRDLEAQFTEAAGRPITYARFSDEVLEANHFLRKLTELLDEGRLAGKADLDALREITPDLQSFRSWLAGSGREAFREALGTAGAWAYGHA, encoded by the coding sequence ATGTCTGATGGCAAACAGTCGATCCTGGTCTTCGGCGCGACCGGCCAGCAGGGCGGATCGGTCGCCACTGCGCTTCTGAAGGCGGGCTGGCCCGTTCGCGCGCTCGTTCGGAATCCAGCTTCATCAAAATCGGTGGCGCTTCGCAACGCGGGCGTCGAGCTCGTGGAAGGCACGTTCGCACACACCGACGTTATCCGAGCTGCGATGAATGGTGTCCACGGCGTCTTTAGCGTCCAACCGAGTTCACCCGGAGGCGTTGTGAGCGACGAGGATGAGGTGTGCTTCGGCGCCGCCATCGCTGATCTTTCAGTCGAAACCGGGGTCAAGCACATCGTCTACACCTCCAGCAACGCCGTCGGCGACCAGTTGACCGGAATGGGTCACTTTGACAGCAAGGCCCGCATCGAGGCACATATCGGTGCGTTGCCAATTACCGCGACCATCATTCGGCCAGCGACTTTCATGGAAATGTTGGTAATGCCGGGCTTCGGGCTGGACGAAGGGCGCTTCAACTTCTTTGCGAAGCCGGATCAGCGGATTCAACTTCTCGCAGTAGAAGACATTGGCAAGTTCGTTGCCGCAATCTTTGCGGATCCGGTGCGATTTGGCGGGAAGACACTCGAAATCGCGAGCGATACGGTCACGGGGCGGGACCTGGAAGCTCAATTTACGGAGGCGGCCGGTCGCCCCATTACCTACGCTCGATTCTCTGACGAAGTCCTGGAGGCTAACCACTTCCTCAGGAAACTAACGGAACTGCTGGACGAAGGACGCCTCGCGGGCAAGGCAGATCTTGACGCTTTGCGGGAGATAACCCCCGATCTGCAATCCTTCCGTTCCTGGCTTGCCGGAAGCGGCCGCGAGGCATTCAGGGAGGCACTAGGAACGGCCGGCGCATGGGCCTACGGTCACGCATGA
- a CDS encoding DDE-type integrase/transposase/recombinase gives MSRRKPEFQKLDLATWPTLAWTGLEASARERIKNCIVAIERYARGESVKDIETATGVNRRQLYRLLERAIAQHPDGRLYGFRALIAHARVTGYVRVRPVTVCGERGSRGAVGALSQLFERYPLLAAWLILQIRQRRIKLDQIPADEGLRTRLRGLQALHAEFLQQCRQLGLTAADYPFNTVGHAIRSLSGRVKAELLRGFGTAARAAGASHLKGLPRPDEATTPAATRPYQVVEFDGHRLDIRLKVVVRDPLGFAHEFEIERVWLLVIIDVCTRMVLGYHLVLAREYSRYDVIKTVEKALEPHHVPTFTIPGLACGPQDGFASQRLPELAYVSWEWMKLDNAKANLAAETLAALCEFVGCAVNAGPKHSPDERPYIERFFGTIASRLSSRLPGYTGSHPRDLRRALADPKGNLRLYVALNELEELIEYAIASYHGTPHSGLNSVTPLEAMEYFVRGRQTLLTWLPERHRRTLCLMQSARRCRVAGYLERGVRPHINLFGVRYTNAVLACSAQLIGQTLHVYMNADDLRCVRAFLADGTELGVLDAQGAWRVMPHNLTLRKEIRKLQGSKRARTIPGANPIEAYVQTKLVAAKKTRKAASELAQAARILAGAPTVRTPSGPVTMTGVAVSATPPISATNTDQPVADAVCPEPVRPRKLGIGTGQVF, from the coding sequence ATGAGTCGCCGCAAACCGGAGTTCCAGAAACTGGATCTTGCCACATGGCCGACGCTCGCCTGGACCGGGCTCGAGGCGTCTGCGCGCGAGCGCATCAAGAATTGCATCGTGGCCATCGAGCGCTACGCACGTGGCGAATCCGTCAAGGATATCGAGACAGCGACCGGCGTCAACCGTCGGCAACTCTACCGTCTGCTCGAGCGGGCCATCGCACAGCATCCCGACGGGCGTCTCTACGGATTCCGTGCGCTCATCGCCCATGCGCGTGTGACTGGATACGTGCGTGTGCGGCCCGTCACGGTGTGCGGCGAGCGCGGCAGTCGCGGCGCCGTCGGTGCGCTTTCGCAGTTGTTCGAGCGCTATCCGTTGCTGGCAGCATGGCTCATCCTGCAGATCAGGCAGCGCCGCATCAAGCTCGACCAGATTCCGGCCGACGAGGGGCTGCGCACACGCCTGCGCGGCTTGCAGGCACTGCACGCCGAATTCTTGCAGCAATGCCGGCAGTTGGGCCTGACGGCTGCCGATTATCCGTTCAACACCGTGGGTCACGCCATTCGCTCGCTGTCGGGTCGCGTCAAGGCGGAACTCCTGCGCGGTTTCGGCACGGCTGCCCGTGCGGCCGGCGCCTCCCATCTCAAGGGACTGCCGCGCCCGGACGAGGCGACCACGCCTGCGGCGACGCGCCCCTATCAGGTGGTCGAGTTCGACGGCCACCGGCTCGACATCCGGCTCAAGGTGGTTGTGCGCGATCCGCTGGGTTTTGCGCACGAATTCGAGATCGAGCGCGTGTGGTTGCTCGTAATCATTGACGTGTGCACGCGCATGGTGCTCGGCTATCACCTCGTACTGGCCCGCGAGTATAGCCGCTACGATGTGATCAAAACTGTCGAGAAAGCGCTCGAGCCTCATCATGTACCCACCTTCACGATCCCCGGCCTCGCCTGTGGGCCGCAGGATGGCTTTGCCTCCCAGCGCCTGCCGGAGCTCGCCTACGTGAGCTGGGAATGGATGAAGCTCGACAACGCAAAGGCAAACCTGGCGGCCGAAACACTTGCGGCGCTCTGCGAATTCGTTGGCTGTGCCGTCAACGCCGGACCGAAGCACAGTCCCGACGAGCGTCCCTACATCGAGCGCTTCTTCGGCACGATTGCGAGCCGCCTGTCCTCGCGTCTGCCTGGTTATACGGGCTCACACCCACGCGATCTTCGCCGCGCCCTCGCCGATCCCAAAGGCAACCTGCGCCTGTACGTTGCGCTCAACGAACTGGAGGAGCTCATCGAATACGCGATCGCGAGCTACCACGGTACGCCACACAGTGGTCTGAACAGCGTCACGCCGCTTGAGGCGATGGAATACTTCGTGCGCGGCAGGCAAACGCTGCTGACCTGGCTACCCGAGCGGCATCGCCGCACGCTGTGCCTGATGCAGTCGGCTCGCCGTTGTCGCGTTGCGGGCTACCTCGAACGTGGTGTTCGCCCGCACATCAATCTGTTCGGAGTGCGTTACACGAACGCGGTACTCGCCTGCAGCGCGCAGTTGATCGGTCAGACGTTGCACGTCTACATGAACGCTGATGATCTGCGCTGTGTACGCGCATTCCTTGCCGATGGCACTGAGCTCGGCGTGCTCGATGCCCAGGGCGCATGGCGGGTGATGCCGCACAACCTGACCTTGCGCAAGGAGATCCGGAAACTGCAAGGCAGCAAGCGTGCCCGAACCATCCCCGGCGCCAACCCGATCGAAGCATATGTGCAGACCAAGCTCGTCGCAGCGAAGAAAACACGCAAGGCCGCCTCCGAGCTCGCGCAGGCTGCACGCATTCTCGCCGGCGCGCCCACGGTGCGTACGCCGTCAGGGCCGGTGACAATGACCGGGGTGGCCGTGTCGGCAACGCCGCCCATTTCAGCAACAAACACGGACCAGCCGGTCGCCGATGCTGTCTGTCCTGAGCCGGTCCGACCGCGCAAGCTCGGTATCGGTACCGGCCAGGTTTTCTGA